In the genome of Impatiens glandulifera chromosome 6, dImpGla2.1, whole genome shotgun sequence, the window ATGATGATTCGTTATAGTTctgatatattatatagttcCTAAATCATTCCTAGATCATCTTAGAGCAAACAGATTGAAGAACTGCGAAGAAATGAGACAGTTATGAACTCAAGAACTTCAGAACCAAATTCAATCAAGTTCTCGATTATAGGTAAAATTGATCCTTACAAGTAATGTAGAAAACTTTCTAAGACCTTCTAGCATATTCTTATCCCAAAATCTCAATCTTAGAGAGCTCCTATACAATTTGAGGATTTTTACGACGACCTACAACTCAAATTTCACTAACTTCCTCTCTAACTCCCTTCTAATTGACCTAGGataactatttatataaatcataaCCTCTAATATAATGCTTAGAATTTTTAATCTAGATCTTTCCAAAATCTTAATAATCTAAAAGCCAAAAACTTTTCTTCACGGCCCTAGCTTATCGAGCCTCTGTGactaatttagttttatttgagttgtctataaatagggtccttcTATCGCGTTTATATTTGTTGgtaaaaaaatgggacaacagaTTAAGCATGTAGCCTACatacacacttaaccatttaaccaggcgcaaaATTTGCCACCTAACGGACTCAAACTTAGAACCTTAGGGTGAGAATATTCACCTCTTGTTGCCGCTGGGCTAAAAGTGGGGATTATATATTTTGGTCATAATTCACTTTAAttgagtttataaaaaaaaaagtaagaatcCATAATGTCTGTTTTCCTTATTTATCTTATCTCTAATGCAAACTTTGAACTTTGcattagattattttaaaatattcaatcaaatttataagcatgaaaatttaatataccccaatttataattttaaaataatattttgaatttgaaaaattcaaaataatccaaatgagagaatcaaagttaaattaggattaattattatgataattaaatctttattagaaaaattaatcaaaaatcaaaaataatttgggattaaaatattttattcattttacccaaaataaaccaaaatagggttttaaatgatttaattataattttagacataaattatgtgtaatttatagcctaaaataattaaataaatatcccaaaatacccaaaaataaaataaaattaacataatttttattatgttttcaaaaatattttgtgtataaatttggtgaagaaaaatgaaagaagggatgatactttaatattattatggGCAAATTACCTAGGTAGCCCTCAAATTACTTCCATCGCTTACCTTTagcactcaaattattttttaaaacaaattacccTTTAAACTCTTTGAAAGGTCACCAATGACCCTCAAACTATCAGAAAGGGTCACTAAAGGCCCTTCTATCAATTTTTCCGTTACAATATAACATCCCGAATTAAAaccctcatttttaattatcataatgaCTCTTCATTTTCAACCATCATTCTTAACTTTACATCTTCTCTACGATAACCTACTTACATAATACCGTCTTTCTTTTTTCCATAGATTTGTAGAGAGAAGAGTCTTCTAGAGAAGTATAAAAGTCCTAAGTTGTGATCGGTGCGAGAGAATGGTCTACTAGAGGGATAAAGAGAGACAGAAGATAAAGTTCATAGTATCAGAGCAATGGCTTGGATGATTAGACCTAGAAATTGTGATTTTAGTTCCAATTGAGTATACGGTAAGTATTTGTTATTGTATACCTAGTTCTTAGTTTTCTTCcttaagatatattatttttaaatatattgttccATGTATTAGTTATAGTTATCTCATTTGTACctaattataaatcatttttcaatcaatcatttATGAACCATCACATCACTAATTTcatatactaaaataccctatattttaaattattatttttattttatttatatatcaataccttttaagtatttttatcaaaaataatcatctcctcaaaatcatcaccaattattattttttttctccctctaagttttttcaaaaccccaatccgaactaggcctattatatatatatatatatatatatatatatattatgtaactTAAATACAAGATATCTAGATATCTAACTATTATTTAATTGTCTTTTACCTTACCAATTCATCTCAGTAATCCACTTATATATTCCTTGAATAGTTTTATTAtgagttaataattatttaatataataagaaagaaataacaaaagttttgataattcattaataaaccAATTCATGAAGAGAATATATACATTCTTCATTAAAACCTTAATTCCATCTTCTTCAAGAAGGGAGGAATTTTCACTGCACGATTCATCATCCAATCATTAATCATCATATCATAAACAATATTACTCAAGGATACAAACTGAATATTCCCAACTCTAAGGGAATTTCTAACCGTGGccttatttaacattttttccaTATACAAGAAATCATAACACATTTCACCCACACGTTCCTTCCCAGTTTCGACATTCATTCATTCCTTACATTTCTATTAGAACCATAATGTTCCaataaaagattgaatatgGCAGTACAAGAAGAATATGCTTCCATATAGCTCCCTCCTTCTTCTCCTATCCTTGCatctacattttatttttaaaacatgatcatgaaaattgaaacaatatatatatatatattgcaaaaAAAGAGAAGATTACTGCATCTAGCTATGTCTTGCTCGCATTTTGGTATTAATTTGGCGACATATCTGACTTCAGTTTCCATTGTGAATCCGAGAAAACAGTCCTTACAAGATAATCAACAAATCTCTCATCTGAAGCATAATCTGTAAATGACTTGTATTGAATTGCAGGGTGTATAGCTGAAACCGGTGCCTGTGGGCTGGTCAATATAGATTATGTTCGTCACCCGGTCCCAACCAAAGTCATTCCAGATAAGAGATCTGTTGATAATATTGTAAGGACCGTTTTTATAAAACAGACCAATTGAATTGCTGGCTCCAGGTCCTCGATTCAACCACATCACAACGATTGAGTTATGGAgcatacacttataataaactctacattgttaattagagtttattgggtttgtatttggttttgggcttgagcctgaccaagagttatttagatttattacctgaatgtttaccctataaatatgtgattattaagattTTACATGGTtaagacataattctagagagataaagtgtgaaacaaaaactctgtattctttcttcttcttcatatgaaatctggtggtggctaaagtggatgtagctcaatttgagtgaaccactataaatccgtgtcttcttgtgttcttctttcttgtatttttacagattgtttcaagctggtcggatttgggagatacaaatcctaacaacaaATGGGTCATTCAATCTACCCCTTCTTGACTCGAAGAAGAAGTAAAACATCATGAATCGCCCAATCCAAACACGAGTAAATGATTAAACTATATTGTaaatgttagaaattaaagtaataataataataataattaaggaatCTTTTTGTTATTCAAAAGTCTCTTGGATTGTCTAAGCCTCTTGGTCTTATCTCTAGTAATGAGACTCTTCATTTCTCTTAGTTAATGTCTTAGTTATGCTTTACTTTATTTAAGGTTTGTAATCGTgtttttattctaataaattcaATAGACAGAATCTCATTCTAGTTTGTTTTTCATTCTCTAATTTTTCTATTCATTTTCTAATATATGTCTTCACGGTTCGATCATCGAAGTCCTGATTGTGACTTCATTACATGGTctcaagtctatttataaagaagagTCAAGGACAGATGGTGGTAGTActtctttatgtggatgatataaTCTTGACGGGCATTAACTATGATGAACAACCTATTGATCAAATTCAGAAATTGTAGAAAAATCGATGAGGATAAATTAGTCCTAACTGATTCCATGTAAGAAGAGCAAATAGTTGTCCCaggttttttaattttctcaGGCTGTGTTCTACTCGGGAGTGGGCTACTTTTGTAACCTCTACGCATTGAGGATCTACTTTTACAACCGGAAGTGGTGGTATTTCAACTTAAACCGCTGGCCGATTTTTAATCACTAACTTCCTCTTCCTCTTACGTTGTGTTCTAAGTGGGAGTGGGCTTCTTTTGTAACTTTTTGGGTTGAGGTTCTTTTGCCTAGATTTTCTTAATCGATTACTCTATTCTCTGTGAGGAATCTTCGGGTGATGATGATTCAAGTATAAGTTTCCTCTTAAACTTCACCACTTCGGATTGATGATCTATGGCAATAACCGCAGCCTCCACCATTTTGGGTGGTGTTTCAACTCGAACCTTATCAGGTTGATGATCTATGGCAATAATCGCATCCTCCACGACCACTTCGGGCGATGTTTCAACTCGAACATCTACAGGTTGATGATCTATGGCAACATTCGCATCCTCCACCACCACTTGGGGTGGTGTTTCAACTCGAACCTCTACGGGTTGAGGTTCTTCTACAGGGGGTGCCTATAGCCTCATATAAGACATGGATGGAGGAATCAAATAGGATAGATGAGTTGAACTTCTGTTGTTGTGATGATGTTGCTATATCTTCCAACACTTGTGTTTCTTTTGCTATATTTTATGCAGATCTAGTCATGTTCTATgtagatatataaatattgtctaatgtatttttaatgatgGAGGAGGTTGATACATGAGGCTCATCCTCTCCAATCTGAGTGCCTTCTACATTATCTGTCACATGATCTGTCACTTGATCTATTAGATGATCTGTAACACGATCTTCGAAATAATCTGCCAAATGATCTTCTAGATAATCTTCCACCTCATCTACCACAATCTTATACTCATTCTGGTAGGTGATTGGAAGTGGAAGGTGTCCAACATCACTTCCATGTCTGAATCCTCCTcgtttcatttttatttgaatcCTACTTCTCAGATTATTGTCATTCTAATATGACAATATCAGAAATTGTTGTTCGTAAGGAAGTTGGAGTTTAGGGACCGTAATCCTATCTGTATAGAACAActgaaataataaacaatatgttAGAACATTTACATTGATATTTGAATAAACCACTCAATTAAAGTACTCACAAAAATTATTACAATGAGAAATGTATGTGATCCAAAGAAATGACGAGTTGCATTCTTCTTCCACTACTGGCATGCTTCAACTAAGTCTTTCATTGTGAATTGACACCAATTCAAGTTTAAGATATTATTGACATTAAATAtagattttaagaattttaaaccaGCATGCACAAAAATTGGATAATAGAAGTGTACATAATTTACTGATGCTTTCGAATGTAAGTGTATACATGCACTTTTGATTCTGTGAGGTAAAGAGAAAGTTGCTAACAACGTAGACTACAACatctatcttaaaattattgtcaGATTATCTGTTGTTTAGAATCATCTTTGGAATTACAATTGTTTTAGGACCGAAACTATTTTGTTTCATTCCCCATCGTCTCCTCCAAGTCCTCAACCGTTCATCATATTCAACGAACTCTATAGCGTTTCCAATAGAGTCAATAATTTCAGTTTCTCCTCGGGATGGCCAGTACGCATTGAACATCATCTTCCTCAATTTTTACTTTCTTGTCATTCCGTAGGTTGATCATAATTACTACTATCGTTGTTGAATTCGAATGACCTAACGAGGTGTCGAGAGAGTTCGTCCAAACATTTTGAAAGTCCAAGTGTAAGAAGCCATCCGAAGCTTATGGCCTTCACGACctctttttgttcttttttcatttgttttattagatTGAAAAAACCTTTTGACGAGGTCCTAGTCAAAAAAATGTTGTGCTCAGATTTTTTTAGAGAGGGAGGAGGTGAGGGATCTGAAGAAGATGGAACATAGGGTGAGGTGGGAGCTGGAGATGAGGGTGCAGTGGGAGCTAGAGGTGAGGGAGAAGAGGGTGTAGTAGGAGATGGAGATGAGTGAGTTGTAGCAGTAATGGCCATCAATGACAAATCTGTCGTCGATGGTCGACAACGGTTCATTTTATATACTCTACCAAAAATAAACACGATATTGCGAATAAAGccaaagaagaaaaatgatattagtaatgaaaactaacataaaatttcaaataaatggtCCTAAACTTGGTCATGTTCAGCACTAATTTTCTCGAACATCGGGACCATTTATTCCTTAATATGGTAATATTCTGGACAAAATGGTCATAATAATGGCCAAAATCTAACATTTCTGAAAATGTCTAgaacatatataaatgattcattgttgttttatttctagacttatataaatgaaaatttttaaaactgCAAATTCAATTGATGTCCTTTCTAGACCTATATAATTGAAAATGTCTAGAACTACGAATTCAATGCTGGTGCTATTATAGTCCTATATAACTGAAAATCCTATAGAACTGAAAATGTAACTTTGGTTagatttacaaatttatataattataactaaaaatCCTATATAAGTATCATTAACATGTAATTACACACTATAATCTGGTTTACTATGACACCTTGCTAGGTGTCCTTACAATATCATGTCATCAAATCTCCTAACCCAGATATAGAAACCGGAAAtagaaaccaaaaatataaataaaaacagtttcaaaatattcaatttagtTCTCGAACATGGACATATTTAGGATAATCGTAACTACATGATGATCATGTTCAGGAACTTACATTCCCTTAGTGTTGGACTTGGATGTAGTTAAAGGAAGctgattttcttaaaaagtaaaatgattttaaagttTTAGTTGTTCGGTAACATTGTTTGTCATTGAATTGAAAGTTTACCATTTTCAAACTTGTTAAAGAAGATAattgaaagaaagaagaaatcaCCGAAGTCTGAAGTTgcggaagaaggaagaagaaagccgTAAGAAATCGCTGCAATCGCCCCAGAAGAAGGAAGAAGCGAaaactcataaataaaaaatgaggaACAGAGGGAACTAAGAGGGATTTTTTTTAGCCCACCGGCATTTTTATCCACTCTAACTGTCAGCTGGGGCTTCGTTGGGGGAGTCGGTACACCAATATTGTTCTCCCTATcacttttttataaatttcaatatataatcaaataaatttttaaattttttatttttaacaaatcaaTTAGAACCATTTATGTTTAGAATAAAATGAACTtatttaggccttgttcggattggggttattGTAATAACATAGAGGGGGAAAATAAAGAATGATTGGTGGTGATTTTGAGGTAGTGggaatatttttggtaaaattacttaaagggtattaaaaataataataaaataataaatagtaatttaaaataataggtattttagtatttgggGTAATGAATTGAATGATGTGAAGAAGATTTAATgagttgagttatttaaataatctcaaccAAACAAGGCCATAGTCAATTATTTTagtcaattatttttatgaaattagaTGCTCTGTGCCAAGAGCCAGAGTCGAAACTGTATATGATCTAAACTCTTCTATTTGAAGATAACATGTATAAATAATGgaaataattagtatatatatataattaatgtttaaaaaattgagtAATACTAGCTATCttctcaattaaattaatatatttcaaatatatattatttttttaaaataaattaatagataataagTAATGTTTccttcaattttattataattctccattttattttcttcaatattatagtataattttattaatctaatataaatataatttgaaaatattttagaatagaTTTAATATCCTATcttgtaataattttaattttagtttcaaaccattgatttttttttttctaaattataagttaaaaaatataaagttttttcatttttttaaaagctAATTTTATTTGCATTAAATGTTTTTCCTGATTTTTATACATTGAATATGAGTAcatataaatacattaaaatgaCAACCgtgaaaataattatagaaatatataaacatcaaaataataataataaaacgtaataataattatatataaatataaacactCATTTTCGATCccgaatttatatttttggtgGCTTGAATAGCCGCTACAAGGATGCAACAACTTATCCGATTTTATCGTCGGAGCGTGTGGTCGCCGTGAAAATTGGATCTCTAACTCCACCGAGATAGTGAAAAATGACAATTCCAAACTTCTAAAAGAGAGATCCGACATGGATACATAAAGGAGAGATCATTGAGAGAGAAGGAGACAGATCATTGTGAGTTTTATGACATGGATACATAAAGGGGAGATCATTGTGAGTTTTATGTTAAAAgtttttatcttctttgttCCGAGCATTTTCTAAGCCAATTTGAAATTATGCTTTGTTATCCTCATATTGTACAagtaaatcataatattttatttttgtcaaatacttaaacaaacaaattagATTAAGCCAAACCTCCATAGACAaagataaacaattaaatataaactttaatcaaacatttattttattttattaaattgagaaCATTGTAGGAATTTGATATACCCAAAAAATTAAGATTCAAacttattattatgttttaagaCTTAATTAAGAGATTCAATATTCATAATTGGACTTGAAgaattaagtaatattttgCCCGCCTTATTCTCATGACATAAGGGTACCACCTTGTGTCCATCTTTTCAACATCTTTAATGCCGCTTTCGGTTGATCCATAGGAACCATATGCCCCGAGTTATGAACCTGATTGATCacacaaattattcaaatatgtaattaaatatatatctatatatatttgatttcatGCCTTAAGGAATGTCAGAAGTCCATATTCTTTAAGTTCTCCTTTCTTTGCAAGATCGACTACATATGAATCaaagtttttattattgaattttgtTTGACCGGACCAATTCATCTCAGTAACCCACCTATAGATTCCTGGAATAGTTTTATTGTGAGTTAATAATTAGTTGGTCTAACaagaaataaagaagaaaagttTTGATAATTCATTACCAAGCCAATTCACCATTAGATCAAATTCTCCTGCATATATCAATACCTTAATTCCATCTTCAAGAAGCGGAGGAATTTCCACTGCATAATTTCTCATCCAATCATTCTTCAATGCATTAAAAATAGTTACACTCGTGGATACAAACCGAATATTGCCAACTCCAAGGGATCTTCTAACCGTTgcattatttaacatattttccatATACGAGAAATCATAACACATTTCACCCACACGTTCCTTCCGAATGTCGTAAAACTGTAAGCACCACCCATATTGTTACACTTACaacaagaataaataaaatgtaacattTATTCATTCCTTACATTTCTATTAGAACCAGAGTATTTCACTATAAGATTGAACATGGCAATACAAGAAGAATATGCTTCCCTACAGCTGATTCCTTCTCCTCCTATCCTTgcatctaaattttatttttaaaacatgatcatggaaattgaaaatatatatatatatatatatatatatatatatatatatatatatatatatatatatatattgtaaaaaagagaaagattaCTGCATCTAGCTGCGTCTTCCTCGCATTTTGGTAACAATCTGGCGACACGTCTTACTTCAGTTTCTGTGATCAGACTCATATTTGAAGCATAATCTATTAATGACTTGTATTGAATTGCAGGATGTGTCAATCCATTTCCAATAGCAATACCctgtataaataaattattaacaaaaagatgaatgaattaattaataaatattacctTAAGGTTAATGTGATCTCCATCTCCGTTATTGTTTCCATTGCGAATCCGAGTGGCTAAGGCAGGGATATAGTGTCCGGCATATGATTCTCCTGTTATGTAGAGATCGTTCCTCAAATATTGAGGATGTTGATGGAAAAATACCTtacatatatgataataataataagattagtttgtttgattgattgtttaGAAGTTAGATAAGAAATTAGACCTGCAAGAAGTCATATAAGCCATTGCTAACACACTCTTGATTGGTACAAATATCAGAGTGATCTGAACTATAGCTGAAACCGGTGCCTATGGGCTGGTCGATATAGATTATGTTCGACACCTGGTCCCATCCAAAGTTATTCCAGAAAAGAGTTTGGTTCATAATCTTGTAAGGACCGTTTTCATAAAACAGACCAATTGAACTGCTGGCTCCAGGTCCTCCATTCAACCATATCACAACTGGGTCATTTCTCATATCCCTTCTCGACTCAAAGAAGTAGTAAAACATCCTGAATCACCCAATCCAAACAAGGTTAAATGATTGAAtacattacaaatattataaaactgGATTTCTACCAATTTGGAGTTCAATTAATgttgcatttaaaaaaaactcatgtACCATGCATCTATCGAGTGAGGAAGTCGATAATAGCCAGCGTAATGACCCAA includes:
- the LOC124943830 gene encoding serine carboxypeptidase-like → MTQRGLSCLILFPLFFFSCPILSSQSSLRTSKVNSTSTEVEILIKSLNLFPNSLVNSGDPSSRILPDAVSSSLVEQQFRLPALGDPGTSIRNLGHYAGYYRLPHSIDAWMFYYFFESRRDMRNDPVVIWLNGGPGASSSIGLFYENGPYKIMNQTLFWNNFGWDQVSNIIYIDQPIGTGFSYSSDHSDICTNQECVSNGLYDFLQVFFHQHPQYLRNDLYITGESYAGHYIPALATRIRNGNNNGDGDHINLKGIAIGNGLTHPAIQYKSLIDYASNMSLITETEVRRVARLLPKCEEDAARCRGEGISCREAYSSCIAMFNLIVKYSGSNRNFYDIRKERVGEMCYDFSYMENMLNNATVRRSLGVGNIRFVSTSVTIFNALKNDWMRNYAVEIPPLLEDGIKVLIYAGEFDLMVNWLGIYRWVTEMNWSGQTKFNNKNFDSYVVDLAKKGELKEYGLLTFLKVHNSGHMVPMDQPKAALKMLKRWTQGGTLMS